A part of Anolis carolinensis isolate JA03-04 unplaced genomic scaffold, rAnoCar3.1.pri scaffold_10, whole genome shotgun sequence genomic DNA contains:
- the zbtb8os gene encoding protein archease isoform X1: MSMAFSEATELDNYRDYNLTEDQKLIKAKYAPISKKYEYLDHTADVQLHAWGDTLEEAFEQCAMAMFGYMTDAETVEPLDTVEVEAEGHDLLSLLFHFLDEWLYKFSAEEFFIPREIKVLSIDRSRYKIRSIGWGEEFSLSKHPQGTEVKAITYSAMQIHEEEKPEVFVIIDI; this comes from the exons ATGAG CATGGCGTTCAGTGAAGCTACGGAGCTGGACAATTACCGGGATTACAATTTAACCGAGGACCAGAAGCTCATTAAAGCGAAATACGCTCCTATTTCGAAGAAGTACGAAT ATTTGGATCATACAGCTGATGTCCA GCTGCATGCCTGGGGAGACACCTTGGAAGAGGCCTTTGAGCAATGCGCCATGGCCATGTTTGGATACATGACAGACGCAGAGACCGTGGAGCCCCTGGACACCGTCGAAGTGGAGGCAGAAG GACATGACTTGTTGTCTCTTCTTTTTCACTTCCTGGACGAGTGGCTCTATAAATTCAGCGCCGAGGAGTTTTTCATTCCTAGG GAAATCAAAGTGCTTTCCATAGATCGATCGAGATACAAAATAAGGTCTATTGG gtGGGGAGAGGAATTCTCGCTGTCCAAACATCCTCAG GGCACCGAGGTCAAGGCAATCACCTATTCGGCCATGCAGATCCATGAGGAGGAGAAGCCTGAGGTCTTTGTCATCATTGACATCTAA
- the zbtb8os gene encoding protein archease isoform X2, whose amino-acid sequence MAFSEATELDNYRDYNLTEDQKLIKAKYAPISKKYEYLDHTADVQLHAWGDTLEEAFEQCAMAMFGYMTDAETVEPLDTVEVEAEGHDLLSLLFHFLDEWLYKFSAEEFFIPREIKVLSIDRSRYKIRSIGWGEEFSLSKHPQGTEVKAITYSAMQIHEEEKPEVFVIIDI is encoded by the exons ATGGCGTTCAGTGAAGCTACGGAGCTGGACAATTACCGGGATTACAATTTAACCGAGGACCAGAAGCTCATTAAAGCGAAATACGCTCCTATTTCGAAGAAGTACGAAT ATTTGGATCATACAGCTGATGTCCA GCTGCATGCCTGGGGAGACACCTTGGAAGAGGCCTTTGAGCAATGCGCCATGGCCATGTTTGGATACATGACAGACGCAGAGACCGTGGAGCCCCTGGACACCGTCGAAGTGGAGGCAGAAG GACATGACTTGTTGTCTCTTCTTTTTCACTTCCTGGACGAGTGGCTCTATAAATTCAGCGCCGAGGAGTTTTTCATTCCTAGG GAAATCAAAGTGCTTTCCATAGATCGATCGAGATACAAAATAAGGTCTATTGG gtGGGGAGAGGAATTCTCGCTGTCCAAACATCCTCAG GGCACCGAGGTCAAGGCAATCACCTATTCGGCCATGCAGATCCATGAGGAGGAGAAGCCTGAGGTCTTTGTCATCATTGACATCTAA
- the LOC100555888 gene encoding ferritin heavy chain B, with amino-acid sequence MGSQVNQNYHVECEAAVNCVANLELYASYAYLSMSHYFKRDDVALKHVADFFSKESLKKSADAEAFLKYQNKRGGCIMLKDIQKPEKDEWENSLVAFESALRLERILNQALLDLHHLALQKGDPHMCDFLKSFLEDQVATVKEMGGHVSNLRRLEVPHNGLGEHLFDQHSLGEST; translated from the exons ATGGGCTCCCAGGTGAACCAGAACTACCACGTGGAGTGCGAGGCGGCCGTGAACTGCGTGGCCAACCTGGAGCTTTATGCCAGCTATGCCTACCTCTCCATG TCCCACTACTTTAAGCGTGACGACGTGGCCCTGAAGCACGTGGCCGACTTCTTCAGCAAAGAGTCCCTCAAGAAGAGTGCGGACGCAGAGGCGTTTCTCAAGTATCAGAACAAGAGAGGAGGGTGCATCATGCTGAAGGACATTCAG AAGCCAGAAAAGGATGAATGGGAGAACAGTTTGGTGGCCTTTGAGAGCGCCTTACGGCTGGAGCGCATCCTGAACCAAGCTCTCCTGGATTTGCACCATCTGGCTCTGCAGAAAGGGGATCCGCAC ATGTGCGACTTCCTAAAGTCCTTCTTGGAGGACCAAGTGGCAACTGTCAAGGAGATGGGAGGTCACGTTTCCAACCTGCGGCGCCTGGAGGTGCCCCACAATGGCCTCGGGGAGCACCTCTTCGACCAGCACTCTTTGGGGGAGAGCACCTGA
- the zbtb8a gene encoding zinc finger and BTB domain-containing protein 8A isoform X1 produces MGSEEGSLQQSRMEISSHQFHLLQQLDEQRRQDLFCDCSIVVEGKVFKAHRNVLFASSGYFKMFLSQSSKESGQPSTATFQAFAPETFSVILDFVYSGKLSLTGQNVIEVMSAASFLQMTDVISVCKTFIKSSLDISEKEKDRYFSLSDKEAVNSNGVERLCLYGGGVGGGWRAEGSPPPSHLSPDSGNSWTSFSYYPPSQRNVQPLSKHDQRPDSGKKNSRHSGLTQPPDAPHYKSSKMEDGAAEPVSHPSPPEDDLQIDSEGDSGPVGYQYGQGSDGNPRGLAVAPQELDSLHSTSKSKPSKGDEPYNSMSSMLGVMGNWADEDLPRTRFKCPFCTHVVKRKADLKRHLRCHTGERPYPCEACGKRFSRLDHLTSHFRTIHQACKPICRKCKRHVTEMTGQVVQDGTRRYRLCNECLSEAGIDSIRIDLNTEPPPEFPLEEDKDSSWNYSEDNKSDVEIVEDSSTDLVIQQVDDSEDDEKDVKPNVR; encoded by the exons ATGGGTTCTG AGGAAGGAAGCCTGCAGCAGTCGAGGATGGAGATCTCCTCCCACCAGTTCCACCTCCTGCAGCAGTTGGACGAGCAGCGCAGGCAGGACCTCTTCTGCGACTGCAGCATCGTGGTGGAAGGCAAGGTCTTCAAGGCCCACCGGAACGTGCTCTTCGCCAGCAGCGGCTACTTCAAGATGTTCCTCTCGCAGTCCTCGAAAGAGAGCGGCCAGCCCTCCACGGCCACCTTCCAGGCCTTTGCCCCGGAGACCTTTTCGGTCATCCTGGACTTTGTCTATTCAGGGAAGCTCTCTCTCACGGGGCAGAACGTCATCGAGGTCATGTCGGCCGCCAGCTTCCTGCAGATGACGGACGTCATCAGCGTGTGCAAGACCTTCATCAAGTCCTCCCTGGACATCAGCGAGAAGGAGAAGGACCGCTACTTCAGCCTGTCGGATAAAGAGGCCGTGAACTCGAACGGCGTGGAGCGTTTGTGTTTGTACGGCGGCGGAGTCGGCGGCGGGTGGCGAGCGGAGGGCAGCCCTCCTCCGTCCCATTTGAGCCCGGACAGCGGGAATTCCTGGACCAGTTTCAGCTATTACCCGCCCTCGCAAAGGAACGTCCAGCCGCTCTCCAAACACGACCAAAGGCCGGACTCTGGGAAGAAAAACAGCCGGCATTCGGGACTGACGCAGCCCCCCGACGCCCCTCACTACAAGTCGAGCAAGATGGAAGACGGAGCCGCAGAACCCGTTAGCCATCCTTCTCCACCGGAAGacgatctccagattgattcggAGGGGGATTCTGGCCCGGTGGGGTACCAATACGGCCAAGGGTCCGATGGCAACCCAAGGGGCTTGGCAGTGGCCCCGCAAGAACTGGACTCTTTGCATTCCACCAGCAAATCTAAACCATCCAAAGGGGATGAGCCCTACAATAGCATGTCCTCCATGTTGGGCGTCATGGGGAATTGGGCAGATG AGGACCTGCCCCGGACGCGCTTCAAGTGCCCCTTCTGCACGCACGTGGTGAAGCGGAAAGCAGACCTCAAGCGCCACTTGCGCTGCCACACGGGAGAGCGGCCCTACCCCTGCGAGGCCTGCGGGAAGCGCTTCAGCCGCTTGGACCACCTCACCAGCCATTTCCGAACG ATCCACCAAGCTTGCAAGCCCATCTGCCGGAAGTGCAAGCGGCACGTGACGGAGATGACCGGGCAGGTGGTCCAGGACGGGACGCGGCGCTACAGGTTGTGCAACGAGTGCCTCTCCGAAGCCGGGATCGACAGCATCCGCATTGACTTAAACACGGAGCCTCCGCCAGAGTTCCCTTTGGAAGAGGACAAGGACTCCAGCTGGAATTACAGCGAGGACAACAAATCCGACGTGGAAATTGTCGAGGACAGCTCCACCGACCTGGTTATCCAGCAAGTGGACGACAGCGAGGACGACGAGAAAGACGTGAAGCCAAACGTCAGGTAG
- the zbtb8a gene encoding zinc finger and BTB domain-containing protein 8A isoform X2, with protein sequence MEISSHQFHLLQQLDEQRRQDLFCDCSIVVEGKVFKAHRNVLFASSGYFKMFLSQSSKESGQPSTATFQAFAPETFSVILDFVYSGKLSLTGQNVIEVMSAASFLQMTDVISVCKTFIKSSLDISEKEKDRYFSLSDKEAVNSNGVERLCLYGGGVGGGWRAEGSPPPSHLSPDSGNSWTSFSYYPPSQRNVQPLSKHDQRPDSGKKNSRHSGLTQPPDAPHYKSSKMEDGAAEPVSHPSPPEDDLQIDSEGDSGPVGYQYGQGSDGNPRGLAVAPQELDSLHSTSKSKPSKGDEPYNSMSSMLGVMGNWADEDLPRTRFKCPFCTHVVKRKADLKRHLRCHTGERPYPCEACGKRFSRLDHLTSHFRTIHQACKPICRKCKRHVTEMTGQVVQDGTRRYRLCNECLSEAGIDSIRIDLNTEPPPEFPLEEDKDSSWNYSEDNKSDVEIVEDSSTDLVIQQVDDSEDDEKDVKPNVR encoded by the exons ATGGAGATCTCCTCCCACCAGTTCCACCTCCTGCAGCAGTTGGACGAGCAGCGCAGGCAGGACCTCTTCTGCGACTGCAGCATCGTGGTGGAAGGCAAGGTCTTCAAGGCCCACCGGAACGTGCTCTTCGCCAGCAGCGGCTACTTCAAGATGTTCCTCTCGCAGTCCTCGAAAGAGAGCGGCCAGCCCTCCACGGCCACCTTCCAGGCCTTTGCCCCGGAGACCTTTTCGGTCATCCTGGACTTTGTCTATTCAGGGAAGCTCTCTCTCACGGGGCAGAACGTCATCGAGGTCATGTCGGCCGCCAGCTTCCTGCAGATGACGGACGTCATCAGCGTGTGCAAGACCTTCATCAAGTCCTCCCTGGACATCAGCGAGAAGGAGAAGGACCGCTACTTCAGCCTGTCGGATAAAGAGGCCGTGAACTCGAACGGCGTGGAGCGTTTGTGTTTGTACGGCGGCGGAGTCGGCGGCGGGTGGCGAGCGGAGGGCAGCCCTCCTCCGTCCCATTTGAGCCCGGACAGCGGGAATTCCTGGACCAGTTTCAGCTATTACCCGCCCTCGCAAAGGAACGTCCAGCCGCTCTCCAAACACGACCAAAGGCCGGACTCTGGGAAGAAAAACAGCCGGCATTCGGGACTGACGCAGCCCCCCGACGCCCCTCACTACAAGTCGAGCAAGATGGAAGACGGAGCCGCAGAACCCGTTAGCCATCCTTCTCCACCGGAAGacgatctccagattgattcggAGGGGGATTCTGGCCCGGTGGGGTACCAATACGGCCAAGGGTCCGATGGCAACCCAAGGGGCTTGGCAGTGGCCCCGCAAGAACTGGACTCTTTGCATTCCACCAGCAAATCTAAACCATCCAAAGGGGATGAGCCCTACAATAGCATGTCCTCCATGTTGGGCGTCATGGGGAATTGGGCAGATG AGGACCTGCCCCGGACGCGCTTCAAGTGCCCCTTCTGCACGCACGTGGTGAAGCGGAAAGCAGACCTCAAGCGCCACTTGCGCTGCCACACGGGAGAGCGGCCCTACCCCTGCGAGGCCTGCGGGAAGCGCTTCAGCCGCTTGGACCACCTCACCAGCCATTTCCGAACG ATCCACCAAGCTTGCAAGCCCATCTGCCGGAAGTGCAAGCGGCACGTGACGGAGATGACCGGGCAGGTGGTCCAGGACGGGACGCGGCGCTACAGGTTGTGCAACGAGTGCCTCTCCGAAGCCGGGATCGACAGCATCCGCATTGACTTAAACACGGAGCCTCCGCCAGAGTTCCCTTTGGAAGAGGACAAGGACTCCAGCTGGAATTACAGCGAGGACAACAAATCCGACGTGGAAATTGTCGAGGACAGCTCCACCGACCTGGTTATCCAGCAAGTGGACGACAGCGAGGACGACGAGAAAGACGTGAAGCCAAACGTCAGGTAG
- the zbtb8b gene encoding zinc finger and BTB domain-containing protein 8B, with product MEMQSYYAKLLGELNEQRKRDFFCDCSIIVEGRIFKAHKNILFANSGYFRALLIHYIQDSGRHSTASLDIVTSEAFSVILDFLYSGKLDLCGENVIEVMSAASYLQMTDVVNFCKAYIRSSLDICRKIEREAAFYQADSGSSSSAREGTSFATKSQCSASVSSLQDKDRNPDCRQDPPCGECDNCHPIELRVRDPVGSDSPDDTNSSLPKVVEPKVEFDADEVEVEVGERLSQFPAPLTMEQIEEGLHSGQAMDLACNNYHMKQFLEALLRNSTVQRKEDVVHHFVRGFEGRPEDGAMPMSSMMDNDWYGEDAGDVLVVPIKLHKCPFCPYTAKQKGILKRHIRSHTGERPYPCEICGKRFTRQEHLRSHALSVHRSNKPIICKGCRRTFTSSLSQGLRRFGLCDSCTCVTTTHEDSMPINLSLMEPSSEGPEKRDPDNDWPIYVESGDENDPPDDDDDVDPDPDDKRGLHREALL from the exons ATGGAGATGCAGTCGTACTACGCCAAACTCTTAGGGGAGCTCAACGAGCAGCGAAAGAGGGACTTCTTTTGCGACTGTAGCATCATCGTCGAAGGGAGGATCTTCAAGGCCCACAAGAACATCCTCTTTGCCAACAGCGGCTACTTCAGAGCGCTCTTGATCCACTACATCCAAGACAGCGGCCGGCACAGCACCGCCTCCTTGGACATCGTGACGTCGGAAGCCTTCTCGGTTATCCTGGACTTCCTTTATTCCGGGAAACTGGACCTCTGCGGGGAGAACGTGATCGAGGTCATGTCTGCGGCCAGTTACCTGCAGATGACGGACGTTGTCAACTTCTGCAAGGCGTACATTCGGTCCTCACTGGATATCTGCAGGAAGATAGAGCGAGAGGCCGCTTTTTACCAGGCCGACAGCGGGAGCAGCAGCTCCGCCAGAGAAGGCACATCGTTCGCCACGAAGAGCCAGTGCTCGGCCTCCGTCTCGTCTTTGCAAGACAAGGACAGAAACCCGGATTGTCGCCAAGACCCTCCCTGCGGGGAGTGCGACAACTGCCACCCCATTGAGCTTAGGGTCCGGGACCCCGTCGGCAGCGACTCTCCGGATGACACAAACTCCTCGCTGCCCAAAGTGGTGGAGCCCAAAGTGGAGTTCGATGCCGAcgaggtggaggtggaggtgggtGAGAGGCTGTCACAATTCCCGGCTCCGTTGACTATGGAGCAGATCGAGGAGGGGCTCCACAGCGGCCAGGCCATGGACCTGGCCTGTAACAACTACCACATGAAGCAGTTCCTGGAGGCTCTGCTACGCAACAGCACTGTGCAGAGGAAGGAGGATGTTGTGCATCACTTTGTGCGCGGCTTCGAAGGGAGACCGGAGGACGGTGCCATGCCCATGAGCTCCATGATGGACAACGACTGGTATGGAGAGGATGCAG GTGACGTGCTCGTGGTGCCCATCAAGCTGCACAAATGCCCCTTCTGCCCCTACACGGCCAAACAGAAAGGCATCCTGAAGCGCCACATCCGTTCGCACACCGGCGAGAGGCCCTACCCCTGCGAGATCTGTGGCAAGCGTTTCACACGGCAGGAGCACCTCCGGAGCCACGCATTGAGT GTCCATCGCTCGAACAAGCCCATCATCTGCAAAGGCTGCCGGAGAACGTTCACCAGCAGCCTGTCCCAAGGCTTGCGACGCTTCGGCCTGTGCGACAGCTGCACATGCGTCACGACTACGCATGAGGACTCCATGCCCATCAACCTCAGCCTGATGGAGCCTTCCTCGGAGGGTCCGGAGAAGAGAGATCCGGACAATGACTGGCCCATCTATGTGGAGTCCGGGGACGAGAACGACCCCCCGGATGACGACGACGACGTGGACCCCGATCCCGACGATAAGCGGGGCCTGCACCGGGAAGCCCTTCTGTAG